The genomic stretch GATGTCGCCGATCTCTTCCAATCTCGTGGCGACATCAACAACCGCGAGTTTCGTGGATCACAGCGCTCTGAGTTCGTCACTGTCCCATTGCTTCTACACGGTGACCGCGACGCTCCCGAATGACAGCACGGTTGCGGATGTATCAGGCCCGATGCCGGACAAGGCCCATCTGCCTGCTCCTCGCTACACTGGCGGCCCGGTGTATCCGACTCCGGAGATTCCGGTAGTGGACAAGGCCCTGGTGCTGGCAGCCTCGACGATGCCGGAACCACAGGGGACAATGCCATTGCCCAATCCGGCAAAAATCGGCGCTCGACGTGACGCATCACGCTTCGCATCATATCTGCCTGTCTACATAGATGAGGTCAGCGCGCCGGTTCAGGCTCCGGACAAATTGCAAAGCTCGCGCCGGAGCCATCAGAAGCAACCATTGGGGATTTCTGACTTCATGCGGCTGCACTCCCCTTCAGCACAAGATGAAGTGAGATTGCCAAAGCCCGCTCCGAACATGCCGGGGAATATCTATCTTCCGGCCTATACGGGAGGCGCGGTTCCCCCGCAAGCTGATCCGAAAAAGCCGGCACGGTAGTGCCCTGATGGCCTTGAATGCGACACAGGCTCCCCGGCAAAGGGGAGCCTGTGTCTTTCTTGCGACGATCTCAAGCAAAACAGCCTCACGTAAGAGGCTGTTTTTATAGGAGCGGATGACGGGACTCGAACCAGCAACCTCCAGCTTGGGAAGCTAATCCCAACCTCGGCAAAATAGGTACTTACAGGAAATGGTAGAATTATGGTAGAAAGATCATCCGGCGGGGAGCACCGTGAACCGTACACGGCCAATCAGGGCCGCATGGTTCTCCTTCGCAAAGCTCGTATAGTACTCGAGCGTGGTCTTGTCCGACTCGTGGCCGACCCACTGCATGACGAGTTCGAGGGGGATGCCCGCCGCGAGGCATTGAATGATGAACGTGCGCCGGAGGTCGTGCAGAGTGAGCGGTTCCAGCTTCGCCTCGGCCTGAACTTTCTTGTAAAGGTCGTCCAGGTGGCCGCTGCCTCGGTGCAGGTTCGAAATGTTGTCGAACAGGCGGGCTCGGGTCCGTGGCATGCGGTCCAGAATCTCCCGCAGCGGTTCGGCAATCGGGACCGCGCGGCTCTGCGCCGATTTCATGGCGGGGATGAGAATGTGATTGGCGGCGTAGTCTACCCATGACCATTCACAGGACAGAGCCTCGCCCTTTCGCATCCCGGTATAGAGCACAAAGGCCAGAAACCACGAAAGCGGTTCCCCGTTGTACGTCACCTTCGCCGCCGAGGCCAGTAGCCGGCCGCATTCCTCGCCCGAATAGTACCGGATCGGCTTGGTGCGCTTGGCCTTCAGCCGTTTGATGGTGGGCGGCTTCCATCCGATAATCGTCCCGCAGAAGTTCAGGAACGCCCCGAGCCGTGTCATATGCCCGTTAATCGTGACCTGTGACAGGTCTCCAATCCGAACGCCGCGCCGGACCTTTCCCCGGTCCATGAGCCATGTCCGGAACTTCAACAGATCCGCCGCTGTCACGCTTTTGGCTGCCCGGTGAGCGTAGTTCACGAGAAAGAACTGAACGGTGCTCTGGTGAAGGTACAGCACCCGGGCGTCCGTCCCCTCACTGCGGCGGGTGTCCAAGTACCCCTTGGCCAGCCCTTCCACGCTCTCCGCGTTTAATTCCTCTTGGCGAAAGGGATCCTTTCCGCTGTCAACTATCTTCTGAGCAACCTTGACGGCCTCCATGGCCTTCTTGTAATTCGGCCATTTGGCGGGACTGGCGAACTCGCGGCCGTCTCCACCCTTCAAGTAGCGCGGCTCGGTTTCAATCCCGGTGTTGTACTTCTTGGGCGGGCCGTCCTTCAGACTGACACATCCGTACCAAAACCACCCCTTACTGAGCTTGCGGGCATACACCGAGGCCATTTGTCAACCTGTCCAGAAGGTTAAAATCTTCGCCCTTTAGAGGGATATCCCACAACGCCCGCGCCGCGCACCCCTACTCCGAGGGGCGGGAGGGTGAGCGCCGCTTGATGACTGCCGCTATTTCTGCCGAAGTCGTGCAGTCGTAGAAAGGATTCTGGCCCCTGAAATGCTCATCGAGCGAGGCTTGCGTGATACCCACGCGTCGCGCCGTGAGCTTAACCTTCGTCAGGTTCCCGGCCTTGACCATGCGCTTGACAGTCGGGATACTGCACTTGAGTTGTCTGGCAGCTTCGGCTATGGTGACGGTAGGGGGGATGATCATGGCGTCACTTGCTGGCACTGATGGGTCTGCCGGTGCGGAGGCGCGTGATTGGGCCGAACGACTTCCCTGCCTTTTTCTCCAGTTTGGCAACGTGGCCAGTTACCGCGCCTTCGATTATTTCCCCTGTGGTCAAGCCTGTGTGGAACGCTGCCCGCCGAATCTTCTCGATGGTTTCCGGTTGCAAGTACGTGGCGAACTTTTCCCGCGCGCCCGCAACCTTCTTCTTTTCAGTCATTTCTGCTTGCTCCAATGCGTATAACAGTGGATAATATACGACAATTACCCCGCAAAAACAAGCCCGGTCAGTGGGCTACCATCATTTCGGAGACCGTCATCTCCCAATGCATAACTATTCATCATGATATCAAACAGTTGTGTGGAGCGGTAGAATGGTGGGCGAAAGCAGCCGCGAATAGGCGCAAGAAACCCGACCTAAGGCCGGGTTCTCGCTCCGTCTATGCCTGCGTTTCTTATCGAATCAGCATCATCTTCTTGGCATCCACAAAGTTTCCGGCCTTGATACGATAGACATACAGACCGGAGGCAACAGATGCTCCGGATGTGGTCCTGCTGTCCCACGTCAGACGGTAGACACCTGCAGGCCTCACTTCATCGATCAGCTTGGCCACTTCCTGTCCGAGGATGTTGAACACCTTCAATTCCACCCGTACCGCGTCCGGCACATCGAACCGGATTTCAGTATTGGGGTTAAAGGGATTCGGGTAGTTCTGGTAGAGGCGGTACTCTTTGGGGATCGCCGCACTCTTACCCTTGGCTGCCAGGGCCGGATTGTCCAGGATGCGGGCCAGTTCACTGACGCGCTGCACAAGCTCGTGGACATTTGCGCTGCGCACACGGGCATTGCGCGGGCGGACGGCTTGATCGTGGCGGTTGAAGAAATACACACCCATCGCGTCGGCCAAGGCCTGGATCGAATCGCGTGGCGTGCGTGCTGTTTCCATCAACTCCTCCAAACCTGCCAAAGCCTCAGCCGGTCGTCCTTCCTTAGCCTTTGCCACGAACGACAGCCGCTGGGCAAGCTTTTTCTGCTCAGGGTCGACCAGTGAACGCGCCTGCTGGGAAAGGAAGGTGCTGACTGTCTGCTCGGCATCACCCTTGCGTGCCAACTTGGACAGATTCACCAAGGCTGCCGGTGCCAGTTTGGAGTCGGGATGATCGGCCAGAAATTTCATCGTCTCCCGTGCGGAAGCCTGCGTGTCACTCCGCTTACCCACGGCCTTAGCTTCACGCCATTGGGCAAGTTCCTCGTGATGCACCCGCAACAACTCCGCACGGTTCACCGACCGCTTTTTCAGGGAGGAAAGCGACTTGGTAACCGGCCCGGCGGGGGAGGCGGCTTTGGTTGTCTCCCCGCTGACTTTGCTGACCACAGGTGATGGAGACAGGACTACGCTGCTCGCACTCAGGCGCTTACTGTCCTCGGGGCGTGAGTCCGTTCCTGCCTGTTGTTCCTCACCGGGAATAATGAAGTTGTTGCCTTGCCCAAAGGAGGCGGTTCCGGCCTGATCACAACCGATGTAGGTAGCCAAGGACGTGTCCACCAGCCAGCGAGCGGGCGTCGTGGGCCAAAGGTAAGAGTAGAATGTGCTATCCGCCGGAGTAATCGGGCTCCACGTATTCATTCCGATGTCCCAAGTATCCGTCGTATCGCCGGATTTCAGATAGCGGCCCGTGCCCGTGATCAAAGTAAATTCATTCTCACCGTCTCCAAGGTCCACTAAAGACGGATCGGCACTGTACAACAGCGTACCGCTGCTATCGGAGACTTGGCTGTGCGCACCGACCAAGTCCACTGTGCCGTCCTCGACCCAGACATCCGCCAGGCTGTCGCCGTTATCCGTGATCTCGGTGCATTCCAACGACAGGTTGCCGCCTTCCCAGTTCAGCAGGCCATAATTCTTGCTGCCGCGAATAATGGAATTGGAAATGCACAGATCCGTGTCGTTGTAATAACTGAACACGCCGACATCGCCGCTGTTGCGGATGTCGCAGTTCTCGATTTTCAGATAGCCTCCGTCCACCAGCGCCAGACCGGTCCCGAAGCCAAGGCCATTGGGGTCATTGACCCCACACCCGCCCATGTTTTCCAGCA from bacterium encodes the following:
- a CDS encoding site-specific integrase: MASVYARKLSKGWFWYGCVSLKDGPPKKYNTGIETEPRYLKGGDGREFASPAKWPNYKKAMEAVKVAQKIVDSGKDPFRQEELNAESVEGLAKGYLDTRRSEGTDARVLYLHQSTVQFFLVNYAHRAAKSVTAADLLKFRTWLMDRGKVRRGVRIGDLSQVTINGHMTRLGAFLNFCGTIIGWKPPTIKRLKAKRTKPIRYYSGEECGRLLASAAKVTYNGEPLSWFLAFVLYTGMRKGEALSCEWSWVDYAANHILIPAMKSAQSRAVPIAEPLREILDRMPRTRARLFDNISNLHRGSGHLDDLYKKVQAEAKLEPLTLHDLRRTFIIQCLAAGIPLELVMQWVGHESDKTTLEYYTSFAKENHAALIGRVRFTVLPAG